CCCGCGATAGTTGACCTGAAGAACGCCATACCCGCGATTCGCGAGCAGCTGTGCCTCGGGCTGATATCCGAAGTTGTCTCTCGCCCACGGTCCCCCGTGAACGAGGAGGATCATCGGGAGATTCTTCGCTTCGACGCCCCGCGGGGTCGTGAGGTATCCGTGGATCTTGAGGCCGTCCCGCGCCGTGAACGAAACGGGCGTTACATTCGAGAGCTCCGCCGGCTTGAGCCACGGGCGCGGGCGGTGCAGGAACTTCGACTGTCCCGTTTTCGCGTCGTAGAGATACGTGGCGCCCGGATCCGTTGGCGAGTTGAAGGAGACTATGTACTTGGACTCGTCGGCCGTTGACGATGAGATACCGGGTGCGCCGTCGTGAAGCTTGCGGACATCGGCGAGGAGTTTCGTAATCTTCTTCGTGCGCGGATAGACGCGCACCGTGTCGGCGGTGTACGTCGTCGCGATGAGTGAGTCCGTTACGTCGCTGAATACCGCCGACCCGAAGTCCACTTCACCCTTTGGGTCGCTCTCGATGACCGTCTCCTTGCCGGTAGCAAGATCGAGGAGAAGAAGGCGCGAGAGATTGGCCGTCCCGGCGTTACTCCTCACATAGAGGCGCTTTCCGTCGGGGGTGATCCTGAGAGGCGTCACATCCTCGGTGGCGGGGTATGTCGCGAGCGTTTTCCACGGGTCCCCGTCTTTCGCCCGCACCAGAATCTCGTTGGCGCCGCTGGGCGTCGACTGCGTAGCGACTCGTATCTGTCCCGCCTTGTCGATCAGGTAAGCGCCGTGCCGTCCCGGATTCTCGATGGCGAGATCGAGCTTGCCGCTCGCCAGATCCAGCCAGTAGGCATCGAAAGCTGCCGGAGTGCGCCTGTTCAATCCGATCAGGATCCTTCCCGGCGTCCTCCGGGGCACCGCGAAGATGGACGCGCGCACCTTGTCGAAGGGCGTGAGGTCGCGCGCGACGGGGACTCCCGCCTGACTCGGATCGACCGCGTAAATGCGGAAATTCTCATTTCCGCCTTTGTCCTGTGCGTAGAGGATGTAGCGTGCGTCGCGGGACCAGAAATACTGGCCAACGGGGCGTAGCGTGTCGGTCGTCATCACGCGCTCGTTCGCATCCGTGCCGTTCACCGGCCGGATGTAGACATTGAGCTTTCCCTTGTACGGCTTGAGGTATGAGAGCCATCGGCCGTCGGGCGAGATCTGCGCGCCGGCGATTTCAGGATTATCGAAGAAATGTTCCAGTGGTATCAGAGGCACAGTCGTGCGAACCTGGGCCGCGACGATGTCTGGGAGTGCGAGGCCACACAACACCATCAGGGTGAAGATGCTTCCTGGATTGCGCGCTCTCATAAACACCTCCTTTTGGAGTCTCATCGGTCGGGACAGATAAACGTAGAAGCAGGGCCCGACGCCCGGAAGACCGGCGGGGCGCGGCCGGGGGCCGACGGCAGGGCGGAGGTGAATTCATCTTCCGTTCGAGGGCGTGTATGCGCATGTTGCGGTTTCACGACGATCCGGAAGCCGAAGATGAACGCACAGCCCGCGGCAGAACCTCAGAGTAAGAGCGTCGCCCTCCTCGTGGGCACGATGAAAGGGGCTTTCTTATTGCGGTCCGATGAAGCGCGGAAGAGATGGCGCCTCGAGGGGCCGCACTTCCAGGGGTTCGCGATTTATGCTCTGCTGCATGACAGTAGAGGAGGCCGGAATCGAACGTTCGCGGCCGCGAACAACACTTTTATTGGAAGCACACTCCGCGCGAGTGCGGACCACGGCCGTAGTTGGAGTGAGCCTGACCAGTATACGATCAAGTTTCCCGAGGATTCCGGTCGTGCGCTCGCGCAGATCTGGCAGATCACACCGGGTCGCGCGTCCGAGCCCGACACATTGTATTGCGGCGTCGAGCCGGCAGCGTTGTTCGAGTCACGCGACGGTGGTGAGAGCTGGGAGCCGAACCGTGGGTTGCTGATGCACGAGCACCAGCCCAAGTGGCAGCCCGGTGCGGGTGGTCTGTGCCTGCATACCATAGTATTGGATCCCAACGATCCGAACCGGATGCTCATCGCCATCTCGGCCGCGGGGGTGTATCGCACCGACGACGGCGGAAAAACGTGGAATGCGCGCAATGTCGGTGTGCGCGCGGAGTTCCTGCCCGACAAGTATCCGGAGTTCGGGCAGTGCGTGCACAAGGTGGTTCATCATCCCTCGAAGCCCGAGCGTCTTTTCCTGCAGAACCACTGGGGACTGTACCGGAGCGACGACTGGGGCGACAGCTGGACTGACATTGCGAACGGTGTTCCGTCCGATTTTGGGTTTGCGATGCAGATGCATCCGCACGATCCGGAGACCGTGTACATAATCCCGCTCGAGTCCGACATGTTTCGCTGCACGCCGGAGGCGAAGCTGCGTGTGTATCGCACGACCGACGCGGGCGCGAGCTGGGATGCGTTGACCGATGGTCTGCCCCAGAAGAACGCGTATGAGACAGTGCTGCGCGATGCGCTTACGGCGGATTCACTCGATAATGCGGGGATTTACTTCGGCACGCGGAGCGGAAAGCTGTTCGGCTCGATGGATGACGGCGCGACGTGGCGCGAGCTCGCCGATGGATTGCCGCCGGTGGTCTGTGTGAAGACAGCGGTCATGACTGAGCAGTGATTACGATCGAGCTCCCGAAGTCGCTTGGGCTGTCGGTGGATGGGAAGACATTGGTGGAGATCGACGAGCCGTGCGCAACTGTCGGCGATGCGTTGGCGGCGCTCGGAAGACGATCGCCGGGTGTGCTGGATCGTGTAGTTGACGAACAGGGCGATGTCCGCAGGCACGTGAACGTTTTCAGGAATGGAGAGAGCATCCGCTTCCTTGACGGATTGCGTACGGCGGTTTCTGATGGAAGCATGATTCTTATTCTAACGGCCATCAGTGGTGGATAGCCGATGAGGGCGAGCGGTTAGAAGAGTCCGGACGACACCTTTCCGCGCGAACACCGCGACGAGAGTCCGACGCGCAGCTGCGGACGACATGGCGTCTGACGTCGGCGACAAAGTCGCACCGGGTACTCGCGCGCTGCACGACGCACAAAGCGCCGCGGCTCCGCATGCCAGCCATCGCATTACCGCCGGACCAGATGGCCAGCAGGGCATAGCGCGACGCGAGCGAATCACGGTTCGTCGGATGGCCGCTCTCCTAGTATTAGCGTAATCCACGACGCTACGCGCCACTCACGGCGGGCCGGACCGCCCTTTACGTCACCTGCGCGAGCAGATACCCGGCCCACAATGAGCCGACGAGCGCGCCACCGTAACAGAGCGGGTTGATTACTTCGTTCAGGTGCTTGATCTGCAACCCGTCATAGAGTGTGTAGCGGAGGCGATGAGCTGCGTGAAACAGCGACAACGTGCACAGGACGAAGAGAACCACGCGCGTGAGCGGATGACCCAACAGAACGAGCAGATGCTCGTGGCTGGGTGGCGAGATCCATCCGAGAGGGAACGCGAGTCCGAACAGGAACAGCAGACTGGGTATCAGCATCGCCGCCACCACGCCGCCGGCGCTGAAGAGCAGCCACAGCAAGGGCTCCACGGATCGCCTCGCCATTTACACTCCGAGAACGAGCCAGACCACGAGCGCTGACGACAGCGCCCAGGCCGCGTAGTTTGAGGCGA
This portion of the Gemmatimonadaceae bacterium genome encodes:
- a CDS encoding S9 family peptidase — encoded protein: MRARNPGSIFTLMVLCGLALPDIVAAQVRTTVPLIPLEHFFDNPEIAGAQISPDGRWLSYLKPYKGKLNVYIRPVNGTDANERVMTTDTLRPVGQYFWSRDARYILYAQDKGGNENFRIYAVDPSQAGVPVARDLTPFDKVRASIFAVPRRTPGRILIGLNRRTPAAFDAYWLDLASGKLDLAIENPGRHGAYLIDKAGQIRVATQSTPSGANEILVRAKDGDPWKTLATYPATEDVTPLRITPDGKRLYVRSNAGTANLSRLLLLDLATGKETVIESDPKGEVDFGSAVFSDVTDSLIATTYTADTVRVYPRTKKITKLLADVRKLHDGAPGISSSTADESKYIVSFNSPTDPGATYLYDAKTGQSKFLHRPRPWLKPAELSNVTPVSFTARDGLKIHGYLTTPRGVEAKNLPMILLVHGGPWARDNFGYQPEAQLLANRGYGVLQVNYRGSTGYGKSFFNAAVKEFSGKMHTDLLDGVNWAVQKGIANSKKVGIYGGSYGGYATLVGVTFSPDVFACGVDYVGPSSLVTLVESFPPYWRPFMEGSWFRFVGDPAKPADRADMLARSPLTRVDSIRVPLLVVQGANDPRVTKLEADQLVAALRDRGVKVKYIVAPNEGHGFANPNNRLALYRAMEEFFGECLGGRVQPTVAESITSHLKGLIIDPDSVKLGSKKP
- the frdD gene encoding fumarate reductase subunit FrdD encodes the protein MARRSVEPLLWLLFSAGGVVAAMLIPSLLFLFGLAFPLGWISPPSHEHLLVLLGHPLTRVVLFVLCTLSLFHAAHRLRYTLYDGLQIKHLNEVINPLCYGGALVGSLWAGYLLAQVT
- a CDS encoding MoaD/ThiS family protein — its product is MITIELPKSLGLSVDGKTLVEIDEPCATVGDALAALGRRSPGVLDRVVDEQGDVRRHVNVFRNGESIRFLDGLRTAVSDGSMILILTAISGG
- a CDS encoding exo-alpha-sialidase; amino-acid sequence: MNAQPAAEPQSKSVALLVGTMKGAFLLRSDEARKRWRLEGPHFQGFAIYALLHDSRGGRNRTFAAANNTFIGSTLRASADHGRSWSEPDQYTIKFPEDSGRALAQIWQITPGRASEPDTLYCGVEPAALFESRDGGESWEPNRGLLMHEHQPKWQPGAGGLCLHTIVLDPNDPNRMLIAISAAGVYRTDDGGKTWNARNVGVRAEFLPDKYPEFGQCVHKVVHHPSKPERLFLQNHWGLYRSDDWGDSWTDIANGVPSDFGFAMQMHPHDPETVYIIPLESDMFRCTPEAKLRVYRTTDAGASWDALTDGLPQKNAYETVLRDALTADSLDNAGIYFGTRSGKLFGSMDDGATWRELADGLPPVVCVKTAVMTEQ